One genomic segment of Deltaproteobacteria bacterium includes these proteins:
- a CDS encoding oligoribonuclease, which translates to MDLEMTGLDVDRERIIEMATLITDANLDVVAEGPEIVVHQPDEVLDRMDDWNREHHGASGLIDRVRASTVTEAEAERRTLEFLRAHCPPRTAPLAGNSIHQDRLFLRRYMPQLEAHLHYRNVDVSTVKELARRWFPDALAAAPAKRETHRALDDIRESIEELRYYRRTIFRPTGAGPA; encoded by the coding sequence ATGGACCTCGAGATGACCGGCCTCGACGTCGACCGCGAACGCATCATCGAGATGGCGACCCTCATCACCGATGCAAACCTCGACGTCGTCGCGGAGGGCCCGGAGATCGTCGTCCACCAACCCGACGAGGTGCTCGACCGGATGGACGACTGGAATCGAGAGCATCACGGAGCGTCCGGCTTGATCGACCGCGTGCGGGCGTCGACGGTCACGGAGGCCGAGGCCGAGCGGCGCACGCTCGAGTTCTTGCGCGCCCACTGCCCGCCGCGCACCGCGCCGCTGGCCGGCAACTCGATCCATCAGGATCGCCTGTTTCTGCGCCGCTACATGCCGCAACTCGAAGCGCACCTGCACTACCGCAACGTCGACGTGTCGACCGTCAAGGAACTCGCGCGCCGCTGGTTCCCCGACGCGCTGGCCGCCGCCCCCGCGAAGCGCGAAACGCACCGCGCGCTCGACGACATTCGCGAGTCCATCGAGGAGCTGCGCTACTACCGGCGCACGATCTTCCGGCCGACCGGCGCCGGGCCGGCGTGA
- a CDS encoding CoA-binding protein: MRSRSTSRPVISRSIHTSNSGESAAVVIAARIPEQPGRAGTRHACRTSRSAPALGPRAPSRDTRGVRGRELTSDEQLRAVLCHARTIAVLGAHDEPSRPAFYVPQYLYERGCRILPVNPRRVGYTLWGQPVRATLAELGEPVDFVDVFRAAKWLPDHVDDLLAMRPLPPLVWLQLGVRHDAVCRRLCDAGIDVVQDRCAMAEHRRLCS; the protein is encoded by the coding sequence ATGCGTTCGCGGTCGACGTCGAGGCCGGTCATCTCGAGGTCCATCCACACCAGCAACAGCGGCGAGTCGGCGGCGGTCGTCATCGCGGCGAGGATACCCGAGCAACCGGGGCGGGCGGGAACGCGCCACGCGTGCCGGACGAGCCGGTCGGCGCCGGCGCTTGGCCCGCGGGCACCGTCGCGCGATACTCGCGGCGTGCGCGGGCGCGAACTCACCTCCGACGAACAGCTGCGCGCGGTGTTGTGCCACGCGCGCACGATTGCCGTGCTCGGGGCCCACGACGAGCCGTCGCGGCCCGCGTTCTACGTGCCGCAGTACCTGTACGAGCGCGGTTGCCGCATCCTGCCGGTCAACCCGCGCCGCGTCGGGTACACGCTGTGGGGACAGCCCGTGCGGGCGACGCTGGCGGAACTCGGCGAACCGGTCGATTTCGTCGACGTGTTTCGCGCCGCAAAATGGCTGCCGGACCACGTCGACGACCTGCTCGCCATGCGGCCGCTGCCGCCGCTGGTGTGGCTGCAGCTCGGCGTGCGCCACGACGCCGTGTGCCGCCGGCTGTGCGACGCCGGCATCGACGTCGTGCAGGACCGGTGCGCGATGGCCGAGCACAGGCGGCTGTGCTCGTAA